Below is a window of Microcoleus sp. AS-A8 DNA.
AGGAGTTTGCCCTAAAGCTAGCGGGTTGACGGCATTGGGAGAGTTGGTGATTTTCAGCGTACCGTTGTCGAGTACGAGCCAAGCCCAGCCACTGCCGAACTGAGTCGCTGCTGCTTTTTTAAACTCTTCTTTGAACTTATCGTAGCCACCTAAGTCCGAATCAATCTTCTCGGCGATGGCACCAGTTGGGGCACCGCCGCCACCCTGCTTCATGCCATTCCAGAAGAATGTGTGGTTCCAAGCTTGTGCCGCATTGTTGAAGATGCCGCCCTTGGACGAGTCATTGTAGGTTGCCTTGATGACTTCCTCAATCGACTTATCGGCTAGATCCGTGTCCTTGATTAGGTTGTTGTAATTGGTCACGTAAGCCGCGTGATGCTTGTCATGATGGAACTCAAACGTCTTGGCAGAGATGTAAGGGTCCAGCGCATCGTAGGCGTAAGGTAAGGGGGGAAGTTCGTATCCCATTTCGGTTCAATCCTCTCAAAACTGCCTTCTAGCTTAAAGCGAATCGGGAAGCTAGACTCATTGCAAACTTCACGATAATCAGCTTAAATTTTCTTTAGCTGATGCCATAAAATTTAACAATATCATTGTAGCCCAAAGGCTGTATTGCTCTAAAACATAATCCTTGTATATCCAAGGGTAGAAGACTTATTTAAAAGGTTCGTGCTATGATTCG
It encodes the following:
- a CDS encoding superoxide dismutase; the encoded protein is MGYELPPLPYAYDALDPYISAKTFEFHHDKHHAAYVTNYNNLIKDTDLADKSIEEVIKATYNDSSKGGIFNNAAQAWNHTFFWNGMKQGGGGAPTGAIAEKIDSDLGGYDKFKEEFKKAAATQFGSGWAWLVLDNGTLKITNSPNAVNPLALGQTPLLTLDVWEHAYYLDYQNKRPDFIDAFINNLINWDFVNENMAAA